From Trichoderma atroviride chromosome 1, complete sequence, one genomic window encodes:
- a CDS encoding uncharacterized protein (EggNog:ENOG41): MQPSPYSNDEYTIGWISALNEEFVIAMAMLDEEHGRPQSTPRDDTNAYHLGRIGAHNITMACLSGGQMGTGPAAIVAENMRRTFKNIRFALLVGIGGGVPNGKKDIRLGDIVVSYPNGTYTGVVQYDYGKLNGNGVIERKDWFCAPPPKVLAAVDLLRAYHTRPKNPRNNMPGILDELGELYTYPEEHLTPDLLFRADYDHDPGAETCDSCDKGALVQRKARNSASNPHVHYGIIASGSMVVRNGTERDKIDQRYANKIFCFDMEAAGLMNNFPCLIIRGISDYSDSHKNDEWRKRATAVASAYAKELLSLIEPSDVEVLPPIAAVAQSIARIGESTAENTRLLRNAENEARQRELKDLQMECEKWLKAPNVRQIQQDRIEARHPGTCDWIWSNTTFTNWKALTPTSPFDGLLCVSGPPGCGKSVLASSIVDHMWNNSANALFFAFTGMYASHLKLDSLVRSLLSQLLQECTGEQGIRILQDFMLKGQPTISDLWRAFSMIADTFIAEPIYCVIDGVDESEDLVHELVQKLFGFLQSHSNFRFIVLGRSHAFHATDYVRHTIQIDSTLTKEDVDTVIEAEITQSDVFITPDLRTEVRRTLTDQCEGNLLWIKLMVEHLNKSVGVADAFKRLRGLPRDLQTAYETLLCGLVGRLERSELNLARKVFAFIIVSQCPLSLDELQYLLAADAMSEPTCGEKSIEDHLAPQPDLKILDVCGGLVNFIGDHLRLVHFSVMEFLIRPKSQWSHSRRSRKIQQFRVPLKQAHGWIAAASITYLETCYYSYQTHDWTKSPQLVKHNQLLGYSSKYSATHITQSDIKPGVIAAKIDKFLKSDRCVPWIEHFIMIMIDDESLDSQPMEFEKLSSWLGKAGHSLGLLQRVQTCLNREIDRRSQQYGQDDSRTERIRLFLDVVQNGFSSTGLQAVDPSSVGSVGAPTDISSILQLLRHETPLSLELKANLLLKLQLHLQKVKQLTDPLQIMFRILLEKASGLPIYALLIVGKFYLDIEKFEESLEIYFKALDKLEESEVPLKYFNIYRIGDVYKELKQYDKSMEYYARALAGREKILGPEHKDTLSTLHNISYVYSKLGQHAKAMEYDVRALAGREKILGPKHKDTLSTLHDIGCDYVNLKQYDKAMEYYARALAGREKILGPEHKDTLSTLHNISYAYSELGQHAKAIEYDIRALAGREKILGPKHKDTLSTLHDIGCDYVDLKQYDKAMEYYARALAGREKILGPEHEDTLLTINAINLIWDDLRQHDEALEYFSIFTGEEDEIVGPEYEDTLPTINNIHNSHDSLEQYDIPSDDLVQTLSGQEKEVSKPERRNTKVIQRLLGVICCNFQR; the protein is encoded by the exons ATGCAGCCCTCTCCTTATTCAAATGATGAATATACTATTGGATGGATCTCTGCATTAAATGAAGAGTTTGTAATCGCTATGGCCATGTTGGACGAGGAGCATGGAAGACCTCAGTCGACGCCTCGAGATGACACCAACGCATATCACCTGGGCAGAATAGGTGCTCATAACATTACCATGGCTTGCTTGTCTGGGGGGCAAATGGGGACAGGCCCTGCTGCTATTGTGGCAGAAAACATGCGTCGCACGTTCAAGAATATAAGGTTCGCCCTCCTCGTTGGTATTGGAGGCGGCGTCCCAAACGGGAAAAAAGATATTCGTTTGGGTGATATCGTGGTTAGCTATCCGAATGGGACATACACTGGGGTTGTGCAGTACGACTACGGCAAGCTGAACGGCAATGGCGTCATTGAGAGGAAAGATTGGTTTTGTGCGCCACCTCCCAAAGTTCTGGCTGCCGTCGATCTTTTGAGGGCATATCATACGCGGCCTAAGAATCCACGCAACAATATGCCGGGCATTCTCGACGAGTTGGGTGAGCTGTACACATATCCAGAGGAGCATTTGACACCCGATCTGCTGTTTCGAGCAGACTATGATCATGATCCTGGAGCTGAAACGTGTGATTCCTGCGATAAAGGGGCACTTGTCCAGCGAAAAGCTCGCAACTCCGCATCGAACCCACACGTCCATTATGGTATCATAGCTTCTGGAAGTATGGTTGTTAGAAATGGCACTGAGAGGGACAAAATCGACCAGCGTTATGCCAACAAGATATTTTGCTTTGACATGGAGGCGGCCGGATTAATGAACAACTTCCCATGCCTTATTATACGAGGCATCAGCGACTACTCTGACTCTCATAAAAACGATGAATGGCGAAAGCGTGCAACTGCAGTAGCATCGGCGTATGCCAAAGAACTGCTCTCATTGATCGAACCGTCCGATGTTGAAGTCTTGCCTCCGATAGCTGCCG TCGCCCAGAGTATAGCAAGAATAGGTGAGAGTACAGCTGAAAATACGAGATTATTGAGAAACGCAGAAAACG AGGCACGACAAAGAGAGTTGAAAGATCTACAAATGGAGTGTGAAAAATGGCTGAAAGCACCGAATGTTCGGCAGATCCAACAGGATCGAATCGAAGCAAGACATCCTGGGACCTGCGATTGGATATGGTCAAACACAACTTTCACAAATTGGAAAGCTCTAACTCCGACATCACCTTTCGATGGATTGTTGTGTGTCAGCGGCCCTCCAGGCTGTGGAAAAAGTGTTCTGGCTTCTTCTATTGTTGATCACATGTGGAACAACAGCGCGAATGCCCTATTCTTTGCCTTCACCGGCATGTATGCCAGTCACTTGAAATTGGATAGCTTGGTTCGTTCGCTTCTATCGCAGCTTTTACAAGAATGTACCGGAGAACAAGGTATCCGAATTCTTCAAGACTTTATGTTGAAAGGTCAACCTACAATCTCCGACCTATGGAGAGCTTTCAGCATGATAGCTGATACATTCATCGCTGAGCCAATTTATTGCGTTATCGATGGCGTGGATGAGAGCGAAGATCTTGTTCATGAATTGGTACAAAAACTTTTTGGTTTCCTCCAATCGCATTCTAATTTTCGTTTCATTGTCCTTGGCCGATCCCACGCATTTCACGCAACCGATTATGTCAGGCACACAATTCAGATCGATTCTACTTTAACAAAAGAAGACGTTGATACAGTGATTGAAGCTGAAATAACACAATCTGATGTTTTTATTACACCAGATTTGCGAACTGAGGTCCGCAGAACTCTCACGGATCAGTGCGAGGGAAACCTTCTCTGGATCAAGCTTATGGTTGAACATCTAAATAAGTCCGTTGGAGTAGCTGACGCATTCAAAAGACTGCGTGGCTTACCAAGAGACCTTCAAACAGCTTATGAAACTTTACTCTGTGGACTTGTCGGCAGACTGGAGCGCTCTGAGTTAAACCTGGCTCGAAAGGTTTTTGCATTTATAATTGTTTCTCAATGTCCGCTGAGTCTCGACGAACTGCAATATTTACTCGCCGCAGATGCCATGTCCGAACCCACATGCGGAGAAAAGTCTATTGAGGACCATCTCGCTCCACAGCCGGATCTCAAAATCTTGGATGTCTGTGGTGGTCTCGTCAACTTCATAGGTGATCACCTGCGGCTAGTTCACTTTTCTGTGATGGAGTTTTTGATCAGACCCAAGAGCCAATGGTCGCATAGCCGGAGAAGCCGCAAGATACAACAATTCCGGGTTCCTTTAAAGCAGGCCCATGGTTGGATTGCGGCTGCTTCCATAACATATCTTGAAACATGTTATTACAGTTATCAGACACACGATTGGACCAAATCTCCTCAGCTCGTTAAACACAATCAACTCCTAGGCTATTCCTCGAAATACTCGGCTACCCATATTACTCAATCTGACATCAAGCCCGGCGTTATCGCAGCAAAGATCGATAAATTTCTGAAATCCGACCGATGTGTGCCTTGGATAGAGCATTTCATTATGATAATGATTGACGACGAGTCTCTGGATTCTCAGCCTATGGAGTTTGAAAAGCTTTCGTCTTGGTTGGGCAAAGCGGGACACTCGTTGGGGCTTCTACAGCGGGTCCAGACGTGCCTGAACCGTGAAATTGATAGACGGTCACAGCAGTACGGACAAGATGATTCGCGTACTGAACGAATTCGTTTATTCCTCGATGTTGTTCAAAATGGATTTTCATCCACTGGCCTTCAAGCTGTGGATCCTTCTTCAGTTGGAAGCGTCGGAGCACCAACCGACATCTCGTCAATACTACAATTACTTCGACACGAGACTCCTCTATCTCTTgaattaaaagctaatttgcttctgaagctgcaacttcatcttcagaaAGTCAAACAATTGACTGACCCTTTGCAAATCATGTTCCGCAttctgctggagaaggctTCGGGTCTGCCTATCTATGCACTCCTAATCGTTGGCAAATTCTATTTGGACATTGAGAAATTTGAAGAGTCTCTCGAGATTTACTTTAAGGCTCTTGATAAGTTAGAGGAAAGCGAAGTGCCCTTGAAGTATTTTAACATTTACAGGATTGGCGATGTCTATAAAGAGCTCAAGCAATATGATAAATCAATGGAGTACTATGCAAGGGCACTTGCAGGACGGGAGAAAATACTCGGACCGGAACATAAAGATACACTATCCACTTTACACAACATTAGCTATGTCTATTCTAAGCTTGGCCAACACGCTAAAGCAATGGAGTACGATGTAAGAGCACTTGCAGGGCGGGAGAAAATACTAGGGCCTAAACATAAAGATACGCTATCCACTTTACACGACATTGGATGCGACTATGTTAACCTTAAGCAATATGATAAAGCAATGGAGTACTATGCAAGGGCACTTGCAGGACGGGAGAAAATACTTGGACCAGAACATAAAGATACACTATCCACTTTACACAACATTAGCTATGCCTATTCTGAGCTTGGCCAACACGCTAAAGCAATAGAGTATGATATAAGGGCACTTGCAGGGCGGGAGAAAATACTAGGGCCTAAACATAAAGATACGCTATCCACTTTACACGACATTGGATGCGACTATGTTGACCTTAAGCAATATGATAAAGCAATGGAGTACTATGCAAGGGCACTTGCAGGACGGGAGAAAATACTTGGACCGGAACATGAAGATACACTATTAACTATTAATGCAATTAACTTGATCTGGGATGATCTTAGACAACACGACGAAGCATTAGAATACTTTTCAATATTTACaggagaggaggacgagaTAGTCGGGCCTGAATATGAAGACACACTACCGACTATTAATAACATTCACAACTCCCACGATAGTCTCGAGCAATACGACATACCCTCAGATGATCTCGTACAAACACTATCAGGACAGGAGAAGGAGGTATCAAAACCAGAGCGTAGAAATACTAAAGTGATACAAAGGTTGCTGGGTGTTATTTGTTGCAACTTCCAACGATAG
- a CDS encoding uncharacterized protein (TransMembrane:11 (o49-74i130-148o154-176i188-207o219-240i307-331o343-362i371-391o411-431i443-460o472-488i)) has translation MANDDEKVEAVALEHQSFDAVKDTELARQAAEADHSLGFLQAVRKYPKAVMWSVLLSTSVIMEGYDIVLINSFFAQPSFRQRYGEFDSGSNAYQISASWQNGLSNAVSIGTIIGAFANGYFTHKFGYRKVLLASLLLVVGFVFIPFFAPNLGVLLAGELLCGIPWGVFASMAPAYASEICPMALRGYLAVYVNLCWAFGQLISAGVQSGFENNTTEWSYRIPFAIQWAWPIPLFFILWFAPESPWFYVRQDLLSDAEKTIVRLGADRDTAKQTLAMMVHTNELEESIDKGTSYWDCFSGIDRYRTEIACMAFAAQPFCGSAMGGTPTYFFVQAGLPTSISFQMSVGGLGLASVGTIISWFLMHRLGRRTMYLWGLGILTTILLVVGFISVGAANSAGGNYAQASMVLLWQFVYYVTVGPICYAIISEVSSTRLRNKSVCLSRIVYYIAQIICNVVNPYMLNPTAGNWRGKTGFFWGFWAFVFFVWTWFRLPETKDKTFEELDILFASGVKAREFASYKVDAYVDRGKNLTKDI, from the exons ATGGCGAATGACGATGAAAAGGTTGAAGCCGTCGCCTTGGAGCACCAAAGCTTCGATGCTGTCAAAGACACAGAGCTGGCAAGGCAAGCAGCCGAAGCCGATCACAGTCTTGGCTTCCTGCAAGCCGTCCGCAAGTATCCCAAAGCTGTCATGTGGTCGGTTCTGCTATCAACATCCGTCATCATGGAAGGCTACGACATTGTTCTCATCAACTCCTTCTTTGCGCAGCCGTCCTTCCGACAACGATACGGCGAGTTCGACTCCGGGTCTAACGCCTACCAGATCTCGGCATCGTGGCAGAACGGCTTGAGTAACGCGGTTAGCATTGGCACAATCATTGGAGCCTTTGCAAACGGATACTTTACGCACAAGTTTGGCTATCGAAAGGTGCTCTTGGCGTCGCTACTTCTCGTTGTCGGCTTTGTGTTTATCCCCTTCTTCGCTCCCAACCTTGGCGTTTTGTTGGCTGGAGAGCTGCTCTGCGGCATCCCTTGGGGGGTTTTTGCATCCATG GCCCCTGCGTATGCCTCAGAAATCTGCCCAATGGCTCTTCGTGGTTATTTAGCTGTTTATGTCAACCTCTGCTGGGCTTTCGGTCAGCTAATCTCGGCTGGTGTCCAATCTGGATTCGAGAACAATACTACAGAATGGTCTTATAGAATCCCCTTTGCCATTCAATGGGCCTGGCCTATCCCTCTATTCTTTATTCTCTGGTTTGCCCCAGAATCGCCATGGTTCTATGTCCGCCAAGACCTTTTAAGCGATGCAGAAAAGACCATCGTTCGCCTCGGTGCAGATAGAGATACGGCTAAGCAGACTTTGGCCATGATGGTCCACACgaacgagctggaagagtCTATCGATAAGGGAACTTCATATTGGGATTGCTTCAGTGGCATTGATCGCTATCGTACTGAGATTGCGTGcatggcttttgctgctcaGCCGTTTTGCGGGTCTGCTATGGGAGGGACACCCACATACTTCTTTGTCCAGGCTGGATTGCCTACTTCAATCTCATTCCAGATGTCAGTCGGCGGATTGGGGCTCGCATCTGTGGGAACAATCATCTCCTGGTTTCTGATGCATCGCCTCGGAAGGCGTACCATGTATCTTTGGGGCTTGGGCATCCTGACTACGATACTGCTCGTCGTCGGCTTCATCAGTGTTGGAGCTGCAAACTCGGCCGGTGGCAACTATGCTCAGGCGAGTATGGTCTTGCTTTGGCAGTTTGTTTATTATGTGACTGTCGGCCCCATATGTTACGCCATTATCAGCGAAGTATCTTCGACTCGTCTGCGAAATAAAAGCGTCTGTCTTAGCCGGATCGTTTATTACATCGCCCAGATCATATGCAACGTTGTTAACCCTTATATGCTGAACCCCACAGCGGGCAACTGGCGCGGAAAGACTGGCTTTTTCTGGGGTTTCTgggcctttgtctttttcgTTTGGACCTGGTTCAGACTGCCTGAGACCAAAGACAAGACTTTTGAAGAATTGGATATTCTTTTTGCGTCTGGAGTGAAAGCTAGGGAGTTTGCGAGTTACAAAGTGGATGCTTATGTGGACAGGGGCAAGAACTTGACTAAAGATATCTGA